The Chloracidobacterium sp. sequence GGCGCTCATTGGCTGCTACGGGGAGGAAAGCCGTGTGTTGCTGGCGCCCACCCAAAGCGTTGAGGCCGCCAAGCGTCAGCTTGAGACGTTGCCGACCGGCGGAGCGACGCCGCTCAACGATGCGCTCCGGCGGGCGCATGCGCTCATCGAGGAAGTTCGTCGCACTGGAACTTACGCCGAAGCATTGGTGGTTGTCATCGGCGACGGACGCGGGAATGTCCCTGCCCGCCCGCCTGAACCTGACGCCGCCAACCTCTCCCAAGCCGATCACATTCGCCGCGAAACGGAAGATTTAGCCCGTCTGTACGCCGCCGCAAACATCCGCATGGTGGTGTTTGATACACAAAACCGCTTTGTTTCACGCGGGGAGGCTAAGCAACTGGCGGAGTTGTTCGGGGCGCGGTACATCTACCTGCCGCGCCTGTCGGCGACTGGCGTCACAGAAGCGGTTAAGCAGGAATTACGGCGAACAGGGTAGGGATGCAGCGGCGCGCGCTTTCCCTACCGGATGTGGGCGGCATCGTGCACAATAGGGTGCACGGCAAACGTTTCCCAACCACTGGGTTCGCTTCCTATGGCTGCACCGGAATCGCGCTCAACACCAACAGAGTACTCGTTTTTGCGCGAGTGCGAGCTGTTTTCAACCCTGTCTGACCTAACATTGCAGGCGCTTTTTCTGCGCGGCCAAACCCTTGTCCTTGAGCCTGGTGACGACATTTTTCACATTGGCGACCCAGCGGAGCATCTCTACGTCATCAAGTCGGGGGTAGTGGAAATTCGGCGGCCGGCAGCGGACGGTGCACGGGAACTGACGCCGGTGGCGTATGTTGCGGCGGGCGACGTCATCGGTGAAGTCGCCATGTTCACCAAGTCAGCGCGCGCTTCGGCGGCACGGATGCCCGGCGGCGGTGAGATCTTTCGCATCTCGCGCGACAACTTCCACAGCGTTGTGGCCGGCTTTCCTGATCTAGCGCTGCGGTTGTGTTTCACCTTTGCGCAACGGCTGGAATCCACCGTTCGCAATATGCGCAAAGAACGTCAGCGCCAGCTAAGCGGCAACCTCAAGTTCTTCGACCTGCCGACGGTGATTCAAACCATCATCAGCTCCGGTATGACGGGGATGCTCCGTGTAGACGACCCGCTCGGCGTCACCATTGCGGAAATCTTCTTCGACAACGGGCATTTGTGTCGCGCGACAATGGGCCATCTAACGGGCGGGGAGGCGTTTTTCCAACTCTTCCAGCCGCCGCCGACAGAAGGCACGTTTGAGTTCAAGGGTGGTGCGCACGAAGTGTCAGAGGGTGCAAGCTGTGACATTCTTCTGCCCGGTATGACAATGCTGATGGAAGCCGTTCGCATGCAGGATGAAGTTCATCAACTGCGGCGTCGGATGCCGGCCACCACGCAGTATCGTCCGTTGGGCGACGACCTGCAGTGGGACGATGACGCCTTGCTGCCGACGGCCTACGACATCTGGTATCGCCTTCACGCCGGGACGCCGACGGTGCGCGACTTGCTCGACGAAGTGCCGGCTTCGCACTACACCACGCTTTCGATTCTCAACAAGCTGTTGGAAACCATGCAGATTGTCGCCCGCCAAGACGACGCCAAGGCGTTGACATACATTTCCGACGTTAGCAAGGACATGCCTCTTGAGCTGGACGCATAAGGCAGACCCCGCGCCAAACCGCAGAGCCATTGCCATGACATATGACCAACCGCATTCTTGTCACCGGCGGAGCCGGTTTCATCGGCACGCACCTTTGTCGGCGGCTGCTGTCTGAGGGCCACGAAGTGATTTGCCTTGACAACTTCTACACAGGCCGGCGCGCAAACGTCCGGCCGCTGCTTGATCATCCGCGCTTTGAGTTGGTGCGCCACGATGTCATTGAACCCATCCGGTTGGAAGTGACGCAGATTTACCATCTGGCCTGTCCCGCCTCGCCGGTTCACTACCAAGCCAACGCAATTCAGACGGTCAAGACAAGCGTCCTTGGGACGCTCAACATGCTGGGTCTGGCTAAGCGTGTCGGCGCGCGTTTTCTGCTGGCTTCGACTTCGGAAGTTTACGGCGATCCGCTGGTGCATCCCCAGCGTGAAGACTACTGGGGCAACGTCAATCCCATCGGCCCGCGTAGTTGCTATGACGAAGGCAAGCGTGTTGCAGAGACGCTAACAATGGATTACCACCGGCAGCATCGCGTGGATGTGCGGATTGCGCGCATCTTTAACACGTACGGCCCAAATATGCTGGAAAATGATGGGCGTGTCGTCAGCAACTTCATTTGCCAAGCGCTGCGGGAAAAACCATTGACTGTGTATGGCGACGGCTCACAGACCCGTTCGTTTTGCTATGTGGACGATCTGGTGGAGGGATTGGTGCGCTTGATGGCAGTAGAGGACTTCACCGGGCCGGTCAACCTAGGTAATCCAAGTGAATTTACAGTAGTGGAATTGGCCCGGAAGGTGCTGGCGATGACCGGTTCTTCATCACCGATTGAACATCGTCCCTTGCCGGAAAACGACCCACAGCGGCGGCGTCCCGACATCGCGCTGGCGGGTGAACGGTTGGGCTGGTCGCCTAAGGTCTCGCTGGATGAGGGGCTTGAAAAAACAATCGCCTACTTTCGCACCGTTATTGCATAAAGCAGCCAGACAGGGATTGGCGACTGGGGGCGCTTTACGAAGATGGTGAAAGCTCGCAAAGAAGTGCGGCGGTTTGACGCTTTCTTGCGCGACGTTGCCATGCGCCATGCTTAGGCATAGCGGTTTCTCATCAAACAAGAACGCATCAGACAGGCTCGGAAGCCATCCGGCGCGAAACGCTGCGCCACCACATAGTGGCAAAACGCCACTCCACTCCAAGCGTTTGACGCCGCCCCCTTCGAGAAGCTCACGGTAAAACGACCGGCGCGTCACGGGCGGTTGCCTTTGACAATGGCGCAGGACACAGGCATATCGCCAAAGCGTTTGAGGTGACAGCGTTCGGAACAAGGTGGGGCACACACCGCATGGAAAACTGGACTGGGAAAACCGTACTCATCACCGGAGCATCAGTCGGTATCGGCGAGGCGTTTGCGCGCCGCTTCGCCCAAGAAAAAGCCAACCTCATATTGGTTGCGCGCCGCGAGAACAAGCTCCGCCGCCTTGCCGCCGAGCTTGCCAAACAGCACGCCGTTACGGTGGATGTGCTGGTAAAAGACCTCAGCCTACCCCAAGCGGCAGGCGAAGTCTTTGAGGAAACCGAACGGCTGGGCGTACAGGTGGACGGCCTCATCAACAACGCCGGCTTCGGCATCGGCGGGCGATTTGTTGAAACCGACCTCAAACGCAACCTCGAAATGCTGCAACTCAACATCGTGACGCTGACCGAGTTGACCCACCGCTACTTGCCCGGCATGCTGGCGCGGCGGCAAGGCGTGGTCGTCAACGTTGCTTCGACGGCCGCGTTCCAAGCCGTACCCTACCTTGGCGCCTACGCCGCGACAAAAGCCTACGTGTTGAGTTTTTCCGAGGCGCTGCACGAGGAATGTCGTGAACAGGGCGTTTTGGTCATGGCGCTCTGTCCCGGCGCGACGGCGACGGAGTTCTTTGATACGGCGCAAGTGGCGGAAGGCACGGCGCGCGACATGCTCCGCCGCGCCCAGACGCCCGAAGCAGTCGTCGAAGCGGCTTTCGCCGGCATCCGGCGGCGCAGCAGTTCGGTTGTGTCCGGTTTCACCAACGCCCTGCTATCGCAGGCGACACGCTTCGTTCCACGAGAGATCGCCGCCCGTATTGCAGGCAACATCATGAAAGCGCGATGAGCCTGCGCTTTGAAGTTTTGGCGCGCGACGCCGCTACCGAGGCCCGGCGTGGACGCCTGACCACAACGCGCAGCGTCATCGAAACCCCCGTGTTCATGCCGGTCGGCACAGCGGCGACGGTCAAGGCGCTGACGCAGGAAATGCTGGAGGCGCTGGATGCGCGCATCATTCTCGCCAACACCTACCACTTGTTTTTACGTCCTGGCCACGGCGTCATTCAGGAACTGGGCGGCCTACACCGCTTCATGGGTTGGTCGCGTTCCATTCTCACTGACAGCGGTGGCTATCAGGTCTTTTCGCTAGGCAAACTGCGCACCATCAGCGAAGAAGGCGTCGCTTTTCGCTCGCACTTGGACGGCGCACAACTTTTTCTGTCGCCGGAAGTGTCTATGGAAGTGCAGATCGCGCTCGGCTCGGACATTGTGATGGCGTTTGATGAGTGTCCGCCTTATCCGGCGAGCTACGAACAGGTACGCGCGTCGCTGGAACTGACCGAACGCTGGGCGCGGCGCTGTCGGACATATTTCGACGCCCACGCCGACCGCGAACGACAGTCACTGTTCGGCATTGTCCAAGGTGGCATTCACCATGACCTGCGCGCCCGCTCGCTGGAAGGGTTGCTGGCTATCGGCTTTGACGGCTACGCCATCGGCGGCTTGAGCGTTGGCGAGGAAAAACAACACATGTACGACACAACGGCCTTCATCGCGCCGCGCCTGCCGGCCGACAAGCCGCGCTACCTAATGGGTGTCGGCACGCCGGCGGATTTAGTCGAATCTGTAGCGCGCGGCGTGGATATGTTCGATTGCGTGATGCCAACGCGCCATGCACGTAATGGGACGGTGTTTACGTCCGAAGGCAGGCTCAACCTGCGCAATGCGCGCTACATCCGCGACGACCGCCCGCTGGACGCCGCCTGTTCGTGTTTTGTCTGTCGGCGGTACTCGCGCGCTTATCTGGCGCATTTGATGCGTGCGGGAGAAATTCTCGCGTCTATCTTGGCCACCTACCACAACGTACATCACTATCTTGACCTAATGCGGCGGATTCGGCACGCTCTGGAACAGGGCGAATTCGGGCGCTTTGTCGCCGAATTTCGTCGCCGTCAGCTTTCACTTGAGGAGTCTGAGGCACCATGAACATCGTCTTGGCGCAGGGTGGCGGAGGAAGTCTTCTCATCCAGCTTGTTCCGATCGTGGTGATGGTGGCCATCTTTTACTTTCTGGTTATTGCGCCCCAGCGCAAACGCCAGAAAGAACTTGAAAACATGCGCAACAACCTCAAAAACGGCGACCGTGTGGTGACGGAAGGTGGCATTTACGGTACGGTGGCCGGCATTAATCAGAAGGAAAACACGCTGCATCTGCTTGTCGCGCCGTCGGTCAAGATTGAGTTTTCCAAAAACGCCATCATCGGTCTGCGCGACCAGCCGCGTAAAGAGAACGAATAGAGGCTGAAGCGGAAGCCTGTCCATGCCACTTTACCCGGCGTTCTCCGCGACAACGCACCCCATCCACTTTCTCGTTTTCATTAGCCTGGTTGTTGGCTTTCTTTGGGTTGACTTAGTCTCCGGTAAAGCCGACCGGCCAGTTTCAATGACCAAGGCGGCTGTGTGGTCGGTCATCTGGGTTGCGGTGTCGCTGGCGTTCGCCGGGTATGTGGCTGTCGTCCGCGGGCTGAATGACGCGGCGCTGTTTGTCACCGCCTATGCGCTCGAAAAGTCCTTGGCGGTGGACAACCTGTTCGTTTTTATGGCGATTTTCGCCGCCTTCGCCATTCCGGAGCGCCTGCACCACCGAATTCTCTACTGGGGCATCATCGGCGCGTTGGTCTTTCGCGCCCTCTTCATTGGGTTAGGCGTTGGCCTGCTGTTTGGCGCAGGGGCAATCGGGGCTGTGACGGTGTTCGGTCTCCGCATCGAACTTCAGCGCGTGGTCTTTTTCGGCTTCGGTTTGGTTATCCTCTGGTCAGTTTACGCGCTCCTGCGCGCTGGCGACCGGAAGGCGGAGGAAGAAACCGACTACACCAATCACTGGGCGGTGCGCTTTCTCCGGCGCTTTTTCCCCCACCGCATTGCAACGCAATTGGATCGTGGACGCTTCTTGACCAAGGTGACGGATAATGGGGGCATACACCGGCATGCTTTGACGCCGGCGTTCCTCTGCCTGCTGGTGATTGAAGCGTCAGACATTATGTTCGCCTTTGACAGCGTGCCGGCCATCTTTGCAGTTACACAGGACCCGTTCTTGGTCTACACAAGCAACATCTTCGCGGTGCTTGGCTTGCGCTCAATGTACTTTCTTGTGGCGGCGGCCAAACGCCTGCTTATTCATCTCGACAAGGCGGTGTTTGTCATTCTCGCGTTTATCGGCGTCAAAATGCTGGCGCTGGCTTTCGACTGGTTTCATTTACCGCCGCTGGTCAGCCTTGGGGTTGTGCTGGGGTTGCTCACGGCGGGCGTCAGCGCTTCGCTTCTGGCGCAGCGCGTACGCACGGCCGCCGACGTTTCCGAACCCAAACCGACAACGCCAAAGCTCCACCCTTGACAGGGCGACGTTTGGTTGCGTAGTCTAGCCGTTCGCTTTGCTTCCAGTCGGCGGGCGTCCAAGGCGTGCTTTGGCTTTTCCGGCCCCAGCGCTGGCCCGGACGGCAAGACTTGATGCGTTGTGAGGAGCAAGACCAAAAGCTGCTATGAGCGAACCGACCCCTGAAACCACTGAAGCAACCGAATCAACCGCGTCTGCGCCGCCGGCGGAGCTCTCTCCGGCGGCGGAACGGCCACTGAAGGTTCGCCCCCACCCACGTAAGCCCTACACAGGGCAGACCTTTGTGCCGAAGGGGCCGCTGCCAGAACCGGCGCGCAAGTGGTTTTTGGTGGACGCAACGGGTTTGACGGTCGGACGTTTGGCGTCGCAAGTCGCCCCTATCCTAATGGGGAAGCATCACCCTCGGTACACAACTTTTATGGATATGGGTGACGGCGTCATCATCATCAACGCCGAGAAGGTGGTGTTTCGCGGCGACAAGTGGAATCAAAAAATTTACCGGCGACACACTGGCTATCCAGGTGGGCTGCGTGAAATCAAGGCGAAAGACCTGTTAGCAAAGTTCCCGACGCGCATTCTGCAGCATGCCATCATCGGCATGCTGCCCAAGACAAAGCTTGGGCGGCGGATGGCTAAGAAGCTCCGCATTTACGCAGGCCCAAACCATCCGCATCAGGCGCAACGACCGGAACCGTTGGCGCTGGATACGCTGCGCGCTCCGTTGGTCGCCGCCCGTTGAGGACGCTGGAGCTGTGAGAGGTAGGCGCAGTTTGACGAATGTGAATTGAAGCCGAGGTTGAGGTAGGTCAAGCGCGGGCATGCTGATTCAGTACTATGGGACAGGTCGCCGTAAGACGGCGACGGCGCGTGTTTATCTGCGTCCAGGTGACGGCAACATTACGGTCAACAAGCGGACTTTTGAGGGCTACTTTCCAAGCGAAACGCTGCGGATGATCATTCGTCAACCGCTGCAAGTGACTGAAACACTGGGTAAGTTCGATGTTCTGGTCAGTGTGTCGGGCGGCGGTTTGTCGGGCCAGGCCGGAGCCATCCGGCATGGCATTGCCCGGGCGCTGCTCCAGTTCAACATTGAACTGCGGCGGCGACTCAAAAAAGCCGGTTTCCTGACGCGCGATCCGCGCATGAAGGAACGCAAGAAGTACGGGCAGAAGGGGGCGCGCAAGCGCTTCCAGTTCTCCAAACGGTAACGTCAGCGTCCGGCAGCGGCTGCAGCCGCCAATGTCGGACTGGATTCCATTGCTGTGCGTCGGGTGTGTTCCGGCGTCGAGGGCGTGTCGGCGACGGCGTGCGTGCAGCGAGTACATGAACCATCCACTCGACGGGCTACAGGGCCTGTTGTTTGTAAAGAAAGGGGTTGTGCGTGGCAGTTACGGTCACAATGAAGGAATTGCTCGAAGCCGGTGTGCATTTCGGGCATCAGGTGCGGCGATGGAACCCGAAGATGAAGGAATACATCTTCGGTGAGCGAAACGGCATATACATTATTGACCTCCAGAAAACGCAACGGCTGCTCCGCGAAGCCGTGCGTTTTATTGCGCAGACCGCCGCCGAAGGTGGGACGGTGCTTTTTGTTGGGACGAAGCGGCAGGCTCAAGACTCAATTGCAGAGGAAGCCACTCGGTGTGGGATGCCCTATGTCAACCAACGCTGGCTTGGCGGTTTGCTCACCAACTTTCAAACCATCCAGCGTTCCATGAAGCGGATGCGCGACTTGGAAGCCATGCGTACGGATGGTCGGTACCAATCCCTGACCAAGAAGGAGATTCTCCGTATCGAGAAGGAGTACGCCAAACTCCAGCGGAACTTCTCAGGCATTCGGGCAATGAGCCGTTTGCCGAATGCACTGTTCGTCATTGACACTAAGAAGGAAGAAATCGCTATTGCCGAGGCGAACCGCCTGCGCATTCCGGTGGTGGCTTTGGTAGATACGAACTGCTCCCCGCTGGGGGTTGACTACGTGATTCCGGGCAACGACGATGCCCTGCGGTCGGTGCGCCTCATCAGCGCCAAGATCGCTGACGCCGTGATTGAAGGACGTTCGATGGGGATTGAAAAAGCCGACGGTGATAAACTTGAAAGCGGTGGAGCAGCGGGAACGAGCCATCCGACATCGGCGGTGGCGACGGCGGCGGAAGCCGTACCGGCCTAGAGATACCTAGAGATAGAGGCTCACACCACAACACACTTTTGTGAAAGGGAAGCTGGCATGGCGGAGATCAGTGCGGCGGCGGTAAAGGCGCTTCGGGAAAAGACCGGCGCTGGCATGATGGAGTGCAAAAAGGCCCTCGAAGAAGCGCACGGGAACGAAGAAAAGGCCATCTTGATTCTGCGTGAGCGGAATCGGCACATCGCCGGTAAAAAAGAGTCACGGGTAGCGGCGGAAGGGTTGGTTGACGCCTACATTCACACCGGCGGACGAATCGGCGTCCTTGTCGAGGTCAACTGCGAGACTGATTTCGTTGCGCGCAGCGACGACTTCAAAGAGTTCGTGCGGGATGTGGCGCTGCAAATCTGCGCCCTGAACGCCGAGTATGTTTCGGCCGATGAGATTCCGGCCGAGATCCTTGAGAAGGAGCGCGAAATTGTGCGGGCGCAAGTGGCGGCCGATCCAAAAACCGCCGGCAAACCGGCTCACATTATTGAGAACATTATTGAAAGCCGCCTTGGAAAGTTCCGCGCCGAGGTGTGTCTCCTAGAACAGCCCTTTGTCAAGGATCAGAGCATGACCATCGGCGAGTTACTCAAACAACTGATCGCCAAAACGGGTGAAAACATTCGCATCCGGCGGTTTGTCCGCTTCAAAATGGGCGAGGGGCTTGAGAAAAAAACCGACGACTTCGCCGGTGAAGTGGCGGCCTTGGCAGCCAAGCAATGACGCGCACGCCCCACGGTTGTGGGGCTTTTTTTTGTATGCCTAAACCACGTACAAGTTCGGCTGGGATATCGGTGGGCGGTTGTTATAGCTTGCCCTGAAGATTCCTTCAAAGAGTTATGGATGTCCTCTCGCCATCATCACGATTGGGGTCATCCGCCACGACCCCAAAGCCGGTCTACAAACGCGCCCTGCTCAAGTTGAGCGGGGAATTTCTTGAAGGTCGGCGTGAGTTTGGGATTGATCCGGCGACAGTACAGGAAGTCGCCGAACAGGTGCGCGATGTTCACCAACTCGGCATTGAGCTGGCCCTAGTAGTCGGCGGCGGCAATATTGTGCGGGGCGCAGAAGCCAGCGCCGCTGGCATAGATCGGGCTTCCGCCGACTACATGGGCATGCTGGCGACCGTCATCAACAGCTTGGCGCTCCAAAACGCGCTCGAACAGCTTGGGTTGGTTACGCGGGTCATTTCAGCTATCGAGATGCGGCAGGTCGCCGAGCCGTTCATCCCACGTCGTGCCGTCCGGCATCTGGAAAAGGGCCGCGTCGTCATTTTCGCCGGTGGGACTGGCAGCCCGTTTTTTACCACCGACAGCGCTGCCGCCCTGCGGGCCTGCGAAATCAAAGCTGATGTCCTGCTGAAGGCGACCAAAGTGGACGGCGTCTATACAGCTGATCCAACTAAGGACGCTAGCGCGCGGCGCTACACCCACGTTACTTACCAGCAGGTGTTGGAGCAGGGGCTGAACATTATGGACGCCTCAGCAATTGCTCTGTGCAAGGACAACGGTTTGCCGATTATCGTCTTCGATCTGCTCACTAAGGGCAACATCTACCGTGTGGTGACTGGTGAACCGATTGGGACGCTGGTGAGCGCAACGCCGCCCTCGGCGGTCGCCTGTGCGTTATAGAAAGGCGGAGTAAAAGACGCCAAAGAACGACTTCCGAACAAGCAAACCTTCGTTAGCGACGAGGAAAATCGCATGACTGTACAAGAGATTTTGAAGGAAACCGTGGCTCGTATGGAGATGACGCTGGAGGACGCGCGTCGTCGGTTTAGTGCGCTGCGCACTGGGCGAGCATCCGTCAGCCTGTTGGATGGCATTCAGGTTGAATCGTACGGTACGCTCATGCCCCTCAATCAAGTCGCCACCATTAGCGCGCCGGAAGCCGCCCTGATCACCGTACAGCCCTGGGATACCTCGCTTCTAGGCGCGATTGAGCGAGCGATTCAGGCGTCTGATCTGGGCATTACGCCGTCCAACGATGGCAAAGTGGTGCGGCTGCCCATTCCGCCCCTGACGGAAGAGCGCCGGAAGCAGTTGGCGCGCACTGTTCGTGATATGGCGGAAGAACACCGGGCAGGTTTGCGCAATATCCGCCGTGACGCCAATGAAGAGGTCAAAAAGCTCCTCAAGGAAAAACTCATTTCGGAGGACGAGCACAAAGCCGCCCTCGACCAAATCCAGAAGCACACCGACACCTTCACCCAGAAACTCAATGACTTAGCCAAGGCTAAGGAGGAAGAGTTAATGCGGGTGTAGCTCCTTCTGGAAAACGCCGGCCGTTACTATCGGCGTTTTTCTGTGGGTGTTTATTGAAAATGAATGTCAAGTTGAATATGAATGCCCTTACAGGCTCTTTAGAGAACGTCGCCCCAAGGCGAAGACGACTTCCTTCGCGCAGGCGCGGCAAGGCTTCCAGG is a genomic window containing:
- a CDS encoding cyclic nucleotide-binding domain-containing protein; this translates as MAAPESRSTPTEYSFLRECELFSTLSDLTLQALFLRGQTLVLEPGDDIFHIGDPAEHLYVIKSGVVEIRRPAADGARELTPVAYVAAGDVIGEVAMFTKSARASAARMPGGGEIFRISRDNFHSVVAGFPDLALRLCFTFAQRLESTVRNMRKERQRQLSGNLKFFDLPTVIQTIISSGMTGMLRVDDPLGVTIAEIFFDNGHLCRATMGHLTGGEAFFQLFQPPPTEGTFEFKGGAHEVSEGASCDILLPGMTMLMEAVRMQDEVHQLRRRMPATTQYRPLGDDLQWDDDALLPTAYDIWYRLHAGTPTVRDLLDEVPASHYTTLSILNKLLETMQIVARQDDAKALTYISDVSKDMPLELDA
- a CDS encoding SDR family oxidoreductase; the protein is MTNRILVTGGAGFIGTHLCRRLLSEGHEVICLDNFYTGRRANVRPLLDHPRFELVRHDVIEPIRLEVTQIYHLACPASPVHYQANAIQTVKTSVLGTLNMLGLAKRVGARFLLASTSEVYGDPLVHPQREDYWGNVNPIGPRSCYDEGKRVAETLTMDYHRQHRVDVRIARIFNTYGPNMLENDGRVVSNFICQALREKPLTVYGDGSQTRSFCYVDDLVEGLVRLMAVEDFTGPVNLGNPSEFTVVELARKVLAMTGSSSPIEHRPLPENDPQRRRPDIALAGERLGWSPKVSLDEGLEKTIAYFRTVIA
- a CDS encoding SDR family oxidoreductase, which gives rise to MENWTGKTVLITGASVGIGEAFARRFAQEKANLILVARRENKLRRLAAELAKQHAVTVDVLVKDLSLPQAAGEVFEETERLGVQVDGLINNAGFGIGGRFVETDLKRNLEMLQLNIVTLTELTHRYLPGMLARRQGVVVNVASTAAFQAVPYLGAYAATKAYVLSFSEALHEECREQGVLVMALCPGATATEFFDTAQVAEGTARDMLRRAQTPEAVVEAAFAGIRRRSSSVVSGFTNALLSQATRFVPREIAARIAGNIMKAR
- the tgt gene encoding tRNA guanosine(34) transglycosylase Tgt encodes the protein MSLRFEVLARDAATEARRGRLTTTRSVIETPVFMPVGTAATVKALTQEMLEALDARIILANTYHLFLRPGHGVIQELGGLHRFMGWSRSILTDSGGYQVFSLGKLRTISEEGVAFRSHLDGAQLFLSPEVSMEVQIALGSDIVMAFDECPPYPASYEQVRASLELTERWARRCRTYFDAHADRERQSLFGIVQGGIHHDLRARSLEGLLAIGFDGYAIGGLSVGEEKQHMYDTTAFIAPRLPADKPRYLMGVGTPADLVESVARGVDMFDCVMPTRHARNGTVFTSEGRLNLRNARYIRDDRPLDAACSCFVCRRYSRAYLAHLMRAGEILASILATYHNVHHYLDLMRRIRHALEQGEFGRFVAEFRRRQLSLEESEAP
- the yajC gene encoding preprotein translocase subunit YajC: MNIVLAQGGGGSLLIQLVPIVVMVAIFYFLVIAPQRKRQKELENMRNNLKNGDRVVTEGGIYGTVAGINQKENTLHLLVAPSVKIEFSKNAIIGLRDQPRKENE
- a CDS encoding TerC/Alx family metal homeostasis membrane protein, translating into MPLYPAFSATTHPIHFLVFISLVVGFLWVDLVSGKADRPVSMTKAAVWSVIWVAVSLAFAGYVAVVRGLNDAALFVTAYALEKSLAVDNLFVFMAIFAAFAIPERLHHRILYWGIIGALVFRALFIGLGVGLLFGAGAIGAVTVFGLRIELQRVVFFGFGLVILWSVYALLRAGDRKAEEETDYTNHWAVRFLRRFFPHRIATQLDRGRFLTKVTDNGGIHRHALTPAFLCLLVIEASDIMFAFDSVPAIFAVTQDPFLVYTSNIFAVLGLRSMYFLVAAAKRLLIHLDKAVFVILAFIGVKMLALAFDWFHLPPLVSLGVVLGLLTAGVSASLLAQRVRTAADVSEPKPTTPKLHP
- the rplM gene encoding 50S ribosomal protein L13 codes for the protein MPKGPLPEPARKWFLVDATGLTVGRLASQVAPILMGKHHPRYTTFMDMGDGVIIINAEKVVFRGDKWNQKIYRRHTGYPGGLREIKAKDLLAKFPTRILQHAIIGMLPKTKLGRRMAKKLRIYAGPNHPHQAQRPEPLALDTLRAPLVAAR
- the rpsI gene encoding 30S ribosomal protein S9; this translates as MLIQYYGTGRRKTATARVYLRPGDGNITVNKRTFEGYFPSETLRMIIRQPLQVTETLGKFDVLVSVSGGGLSGQAGAIRHGIARALLQFNIELRRRLKKAGFLTRDPRMKERKKYGQKGARKRFQFSKR
- the rpsB gene encoding 30S ribosomal protein S2 gives rise to the protein MKELLEAGVHFGHQVRRWNPKMKEYIFGERNGIYIIDLQKTQRLLREAVRFIAQTAAEGGTVLFVGTKRQAQDSIAEEATRCGMPYVNQRWLGGLLTNFQTIQRSMKRMRDLEAMRTDGRYQSLTKKEILRIEKEYAKLQRNFSGIRAMSRLPNALFVIDTKKEEIAIAEANRLRIPVVALVDTNCSPLGVDYVIPGNDDALRSVRLISAKIADAVIEGRSMGIEKADGDKLESGGAAGTSHPTSAVATAAEAVPA
- the tsf gene encoding translation elongation factor Ts — encoded protein: MAEISAAAVKALREKTGAGMMECKKALEEAHGNEEKAILILRERNRHIAGKKESRVAAEGLVDAYIHTGGRIGVLVEVNCETDFVARSDDFKEFVRDVALQICALNAEYVSADEIPAEILEKEREIVRAQVAADPKTAGKPAHIIENIIESRLGKFRAEVCLLEQPFVKDQSMTIGELLKQLIAKTGENIRIRRFVRFKMGEGLEKKTDDFAGEVAALAAKQ
- the pyrH gene encoding UMP kinase, with the translated sequence MDVLSPSSRLGSSATTPKPVYKRALLKLSGEFLEGRREFGIDPATVQEVAEQVRDVHQLGIELALVVGGGNIVRGAEASAAGIDRASADYMGMLATVINSLALQNALEQLGLVTRVISAIEMRQVAEPFIPRRAVRHLEKGRVVIFAGGTGSPFFTTDSAAALRACEIKADVLLKATKVDGVYTADPTKDASARRYTHVTYQQVLEQGLNIMDASAIALCKDNGLPIIVFDLLTKGNIYRVVTGEPIGTLVSATPPSAVACAL
- the frr gene encoding ribosome recycling factor, with amino-acid sequence MTVQEILKETVARMEMTLEDARRRFSALRTGRASVSLLDGIQVESYGTLMPLNQVATISAPEAALITVQPWDTSLLGAIERAIQASDLGITPSNDGKVVRLPIPPLTEERRKQLARTVRDMAEEHRAGLRNIRRDANEEVKKLLKEKLISEDEHKAALDQIQKHTDTFTQKLNDLAKAKEEELMRV